A segment of the Babesia microti strain RI chromosome II, complete genome genome:
AGTTTTTTCTTGTTCAGAAGCAATTTCCCCGTCTGATTGACTATTATCTTTGTTATCTTCGAGAATATTCTTCTTTAAGATTTCATTTTCCTCTAAAATAACATTGTTTGCAGATGATGCAACAGAGAATGCCAATTGTGCAAATGGATGAGCCGAAATTGCACCTTCCctttgtttaataatgatattcCCATCCATGTCGAATTGCTTCACAGTAATTTTGTGGTAGTCATCTTCGTAGACGTTTATTATTCCATCGGAAACGGAAACGGAAACTTGAACGACGGCAACATGAGGAGAGACCTCCAAGTACTTGCCCCCAACTTTTGGTCTGAGTTTCAATTCCGTCTTGCG
Coding sequences within it:
- a CDS encoding hypothetical protein (overlaps_old_locusTagID:BBM_II04285), producing the protein MDGNIIIKQREGAISAHPFAQLAFSVASSANNVILEENEILKKNILEDNKDNSQSDGEIASEQEKTSTLSFPSSPSS